Proteins encoded within one genomic window of Trichoderma asperellum chromosome 2, complete sequence:
- a CDS encoding uncharacterized protein (SECRETED:SignalP(1-17)) yields the protein MQFSNLIAIIFATGVVGLPSLDATGSQLSKRTCWELKGEKLKICQEACELACDAVTGALAKSLCKKACDVGPLKVRSIDTATTGRLTVEDIDTATPGDLVKVANVISPEVMTAQDSIGTDACIAACEVLCNSTVLALAQKKCLEHCKPKCH from the exons ATGCAGTTCTCAAATCTCATTGCTATTATCTTTGCCACTGGCGTTGTTGGCCTGCCATCACTTGACGCAACTGGCAGCCAGCTTTCTAAGCGTACCTGTTGGGAACTTAAGGGCGAGAAACTCAAAATATGCCAAGAGGCGTGTGAGTTAGCTTGc GATGCTGTTACCGGCGCACTTGCAAAATCACTTTGCAAGAAAGCTTGTGATGTCGGACCGCTAAAGGTCCGTAGCATCGACACGGCTACTACCGGTCGTTTGACAGTCGAGGACATTGATACTGCAACGCCTGGCGACCTGGTGAAAGTGGCGAATGTTATCTCTCCGGAGGTCATGACTGCTCAGGATAGCATCGGCACCGACGCCTGTATTGCCGCTTGTGAAGTTTTGTGTAATTCTACGGTTCTTGCACTTGCACAAAAGAAATGCCTTGAACACTGT AAGCCAAAGTGTCATTAA
- a CDS encoding uncharacterized protein (CAZy:GH3~SECRETED:SignalP(1-20)), translating into MPSTFDLLVSSLLTAAVVNCQQYDPPPRTSDAFTYVQPRNTTILGPYGHSPPVLPSPNATGLGGWDEAFAEARRFVAQLTLEEKADMVTGQPGPCVGNIVAIPRLGFKGLCLQDGPLAIRVADYASVFSAGVTAASTWDRNILYERGFAMGQEFKAKGAHVALAPVAGPLGRSAYGGRNWEGFAADPYLTGVAMERTIQGLQDAGVQATAKHYIGNEQETQRNPSYNYSGPVLEIDQEAISSNIDDRTMHELYHWPFANAVRARVASVMCSYQRLNGSYACQNSKSLNGLLKDELGFQGYVMSDWGGTHSGVASIESGLDMDMPGGIGPYGLYRQEGSFFGGNLTSAVNNKTVDETRVDDMIVRIMTPYYWLHQDKVYPSVDPSTVQLNTFSPRSTWLREFNITGEASRDVRGNHGELIRKQAAEATVLLKNKGNALPLKAPKSIAVFGNDAGEDTMGAYNGDNFEFGTLAAGGGSGTGRFTYLISPLAALSSRARQDNALVQFWLNNTLIVDSNVTDLWIPTPPEVCLVFLKSWATEGSDREHLSVDYNGEDVVNSVAKACNNTVVITHSSGINELPFANHPNVTAILAAHYPGEESGNSIVDILYGNVNPSGKLPYTIAKSGRDYNALPTTKVTTAGSYDWQSWFNEKLEIDYRYFDAQNISVLYEFGYGLSYSTFSLSDIKVEALVKSVSSAPEDLPIQPGGNPALWESIYNVSVLVTNTGNMEGATVPQLYVTFPDSVLGTPPKQLRGFDKVFLAPGKSTNVNFELMRRDLSYWSVVSQKWLIPEGEFVISVGFSSRDLKKVISIKPLTD; encoded by the exons ATGCCCAGCACTTTTGATCTACTTGTGTCAAGTCTGTTGACTGCTGCTGTGGTCAATTGCCAGCAATATGACCCGCCTCCTCGAACCTCGGATGCTTTCACTTACGTCCAGCCACGTAACACGACTATTCTTGGGCCTTACGGACACTCCCCTCCTGTTCTTCCATCAC CCAATGCTACTGGACTTGGTGGCTGGGATGAAGCTTTCGCCGAAGCTCGACGCTTTGTCGCTCAGTTGACTCTTGAAGAAAAGGCTGATATGGTCACTGGGCAGCCCGGCCCTTGTGTTGGGAATATTGTGGCCATCCCACGACTCGGCTTCAAAGGTCTCTGTTTACAAGACGGCCCTTTGGCCATCCGTGTTGCCGACTATGCAAGCGTTTTCTCCGCTGGCGTGACAGCTGCGTCAACCTGGGACAGAAACATTTTGTATGAGCGCGGTTTCGCAATGGGACAAGAGTTCAAAGCTAAAGGGGCCCATGTCGCTCTCGCGCCTGTTGCTGGTCCCCTTGGGCGTTCAGCCTACGGGGGTAGAAACTGGGAGGGCTTCGCAGCAGACCCGTATCTAACTGGCGTCGCGATGGAGCGAACGATCCAAGGTCTGCAAGATGCAGGCGTTCAGGCTACTGCGAAGCATTACATTGGCAATGAGCAAGAGACCCAGCGTAACCCAAGCTATAACTATAGTGGTCCGGTCCTCGAAATAGACCAAGAAGCTATTTCCTCTAATATTGATGACCGAACTATGCATGAGCTTTATCATTGGCCATTTGCTAACGCTGTTCGCGCCAGGGTTGCTTCCGTCATGTGCTCCTACCAGCGCCTTAACGGCTCCTACGCCTGTCAGAACTCTAAGTCTCTCAATGGTCTCCTCAAAGATGAGCTTGGTTTCCAGGGATATGTTATGTCAGACTGGGGCGGCACTCATTCCGGCGTCGCGTCTATCGAGAGTGGTCTTGATATGGATATGCCGGGGGGGATTGGCCCATATGGCCTTTACCGCCAGGAAGGGTCCTTTTTCGGAGGAAACCTCACTTCTGCTGTTAACAATAAAACTGTTGATGAAACTCGCGTGGATGATATGATAGTGCGAATCATGACTCCTTATTACTGGCTCCACCAAGACAAAGTTTATCCATCGGTCGACCCTTCAACCGTCCAGCTGAATACCTTTTCGCCAAGGTCTACATGGCTTCGCGAGTTTAACATTACCGGAGAGGCTAGTCGTGATGTTCGTGGCAATCATGGCGAGCTAATCCGCAAACAGGCTGCAGAGGCTACTGTTCTACTCAAAAACAAAGGCAATGCGCTGCCTTTGAAGGCGCCGAAGTCAATCGCCGTGTTTGGTAACGATGCTGGAGAAGACACTATGGGTGCCTACAACGGAGACAATTTCGAGTTTGGAACACTTGCTGCAGGTGGTGGCTCAGGAACTGGACGCTTCACGTACTTGATATCACCTCTGGCAGCCCTCAGTTCTCGTGCTAGACAGGATAATGCCCTGGTCCAGTTTTGGCTGAACAACACACTTATCGTCGATTCAAATGTCACCGATCTTTGGATCCCCACCCCTCCTGAAGTTTGTCTGGTCTTCCTCAAATCATGGGCAACGGAGGGTTCAGACCGTGAACATCTTTCGGTGGACTATAATGGAGAGGATGTTGTAAATTCGGTCGCTAAAGCCTGCAATAATACTGTTGTTATCACTCATTCTTCTGGCATTAACGAATTGCCCTTCGCTAACCACCCCAATGTCACTGCCATCCTTGCGGCACATTACCCTGGGGAAGAATCTGGCAACTCAATTGTTGATATTCTTTACGGTAATGTTAATCCATCGGGGAAGCTACCATACACGATTGCCAAAAGTGGCCGCGATTATAATGCCTTACCAACAACTAAAGTAACCACCGCAGGTTCGTACGACTGGCAGTCATGGTTCAATGAGAAACTTGAAATCGACTACCGCTACTTCGATGCTCAAAATATATCAGTCCTTTATGAGTTTGGTTACGGCCTCTCTTACTCAACCTTCAGTCTCTCCGACATCAAAGTCGAAGCTCTGGTCAAGTCTGTTTCATCGGCACCTGAAGATCTACCAATTCAGCCAGGGGGGAATCCTGCTCTTTGGGAAAGCATCTACAATGTGTCTGTATTGGTGACCAATACAGGTAATATGGAAGGTGCGACAGTCCCACAGCTTTATGTGACATTCCCAGACAGTGTCCTCGGGACCCCACCCAAGCAGCTTCGAGGCTTTGACAAGGTTTTTCTAGCTCCCGGAAAATCGACCAATGTGAACTTTGAGCTGATGCGGAGAGACCTCAGTTATTGGAGTGTGGTATCCCAGAAGTGGTTGATTCCCGAGGGCGAGTTTGTTATTTCTGTAGGATTCAGTTCCAGAGACTTAAAGAAGGTTATTAGCATTAAACCTTTAACAGATTAA
- a CDS encoding uncharacterized protein (EggNog:ENOG41), with protein MAAHALACTANACLQQVAGIVDNNPLAQFSACVSMFGSPVVTTITPTGDVVFTTDTASVSYTDIIVSPTTDVSTVLQTVTVPSQASQTQTETVYSPTVVETTTTTVVTDGPSTTSPMRRRNEKGRGCRPRQSSTSPLSSTSTSSLSSSSTSSLSSSTSALFPIASNCPSREDYSSACACITAVATTQSITLPAATSTSTVDMTVSVAVSLTSLSSTTSVLTSTVYVTTPTTVTKTVTTPTTTTSTATATVTLVPGGPCVANPVCGPAGFNIDYYENVAGEFAYIWGTGILPPSYYITEGLKPLDSSLTNLTFYPENDRPSVFPVIYPYADPTQAYYVGWTRSTNGGVTVDANNFTLVYEGLFRAPETGSYTFCTSADDESDLFFGHGNALNCLDGTAPASATPFLTTKDQPNLGQFICQDVALTEGLYYPVRNVVGNGMGPSAFGFTVEFPSNSSNTDDFTGYAYPLNCGSFA; from the exons ATGGCTGCCCACGCTCTTGCCTGCACGGCCAACGCGTGCCTGCAACAGGTCGCCGGCATTGTTGACAACAACCCGCTAGCTCAGTTTTCAGCCTGCGTGTCAATGTTTGGATCGCCAGTGGTGACAACTAT AACACCAACCGGTGACGTCGTCTTTACCACCGATACTGCTTCAGTCTCATATACTGATATCATCGTCTCGCCCACCACCGACGTGTCCACCGTTTTGCAGACCGTGACGGTGCCATCGCAGGCGTCTCAGACGCAGACGGAGACCGTCTACTCCCCTACCGTCGTGGAGACTACGACGACAACCGTAGTGACTGACGGTCCCTCTACAACCTCGCCTATGAGGcgaagaaacgaaaaaggGCGCGGCTGCCGGCCCAGGCAGTCCAGCACATCACCCCTCTCCTCGACGTCGACATCATCcctctcctcatcttctacATCATCCCTCTCCTCGTCGACTTCAGCCCTGTTCCCGATTGCCTCCAACTGTCCCAGCCGCGAGGACTACTCTTCGGCCTGCGCCTGCATCACGGCTGTGGCCACTACGCAATCCATCACGCTCCCCGCCGCAACCTCGACTTCGACTGTGGATATGACAGTGAGCGTTGCTGTCTCATTGACATCCCTGTCCAGCACCACGTCGGTGCTGACAAGCACGGTATATGTGACCACCCCTACGACGGTCACGAAGACAGTCACGACGCCCACTACAACAACTAGCACTGCTACTGCCACCGTTACCCTCGTCCCTGGCGGCCCGTGCGTGGCCAATCCCGTCTGCGGCCCGGCCGGCTTCAACATTGACTACTATGAGAACGTGGCCGGCGAGTTCGCTTACATCTGGGGTACCGGCATTCTCCCTCCTTCCTACTATATCACCGAGGGTCTTAAGCCCCTGGATTCCTCCCTCACCAATTTGACCTTCTACCCGGAAAACGATCGCCCAAGCGTCTTCCCTGTGATCTACCCCTACGCTGATCCTACCCAGGCATACTACGTCGGGTGGACCCGCAGCACTAACGGCGGCGTGACGGTGGACGCCAATAACTTTACTCTGGTTTACGAGGGTCTCTTCCGCGCGCCCGAGACCGGTTCCTACACTTTCTGCACGTCAGCCGACGACGAAAGCGATTTGTTCTTCGGCCACGGCAATGCCCTCAACTGCCTGGATGGCACGGCTCCGGCCAGCGCAACACCGTTCCTCACGACCAAAGACCAGCCCAACTTAGGCCAGTTTATTTGCCAGGATGTCGCTCTGACGGAGGGCCTGTACTATCCGGTCCGCAACGTCGTAGGGAATGGAATGGGGCCGTCAGCTTTCGGATTTACTGTTGAGTTCCCATCGAATTCAAGCAACACGGACGATTTCACGGGTTATGCATATCCGCTTAACTGCGGATCTTTTGCGTAA
- a CDS encoding uncharacterized protein (EggNog:ENOG41~SECRETED:SignalP(1-17)) — translation MLKFSVSLLAGAAMVAAFPPSIIKAPTEPVPDTVDFSVPQGNWMPSRTSPDVPSAANVKLAARVTGEKVSNSNIARFDNSNIQDGVGDGVDSYTLYLGSGSTSAGWPDKSRWVSFENMFNNYKPQMFAACGNQDSRIPNTDGPEVGAIWDGIQMTSAATGVDHRFVLAILMQESHGCVRVNTTTGGVRNPGLMQDHNGVGSCNDNHTVQKPCPSATIYQMIREGTAGTSSGDGLANCINESGHGDVSDFYRGARIYNSGSVSSTGNLQSNIATHCYASDIAK, via the exons ATGTTGAAG TTTTCTGTCTCCCTCCTTGCCGGTGCGGCCATGGTTGCTGCCTTCCCTCCCTCCATCATCAAGGCGCCTACTGAACCCGTTCCTGACACCGTGGACTTCTCTGTCCCCCAAGGAAACTGGATGCCATCTCGCACCAGTCCTGATGTTCCCTCTGCTGCCAATGTCAAGCTAGCTGCCCGTGTGACTGGCGAGAAggtcagcaacagcaacattGCCAGATTTGACAACTCCAACATTCAGGACggtgttggtgatggcgtCGATAGCTACACGCTGTACCTTGGCAGCGGAAGCACTTCTGCTGGCTGGCCCGACAAGAGCCGCTGGGTTTCTTTTGAGAATATGTTCAATAACTATAAGCCGCAGATGTTCGCTGCTTGTGGCAATCAGGATAGTCGTATTCCTAATACTGATGGCCCTGAAGTG GGAGCTATCTGGGACGGTATACAAATGACTTCAGCGGCAACCGGTGTCGATCACCGTTTTGTGCTCGCCATTTTGATGCAGGAATCTCACGGCTGTGTCCGTGTCAATACAACCACTGGTGGTGTTAGAAACCCAGGTTTGATGCAGG ATCATAATGGTGTGGGCAGCTGCAACGACAACCACACTGTGCAGAAGCCTTGCCCATCTGCCACTATCTACCAGATGATCCGAGAGGGAACCGCCGGTACCTCGTCCGGCGACGGCTTGGCCAACTGTATCAACGAGTCTGGCCACGGCGATGTCTCCGATTTCTATCGCGGCGCTCGTATCTACAACTCTGGATCCGTCTCTTCAACTGGAAATCTTCAGAGTAATATTGCCACACATTGCTACGCCTCTGACATCGCAAAGTAA
- a CDS encoding uncharacterized protein (EggNog:ENOG41) has translation MVFDNKTTITWIEEESPYETLARATGYKKVMIDEHVRVMIAAGLYELIDEIALLKEIHSFTPKSLQKCIQMKLSTPPKHYSCVLE, from the exons ATGGTTTTTGACAACAAAACAACAATTACCTGGATCGAAGAAGAGTCGCCGTATGAAACACTCGCTCGAGCCACGGGCTACAAGAAAGTTATGATTGATGAGCATGTGCGGGTCATGATTGCAGCCGGTCTGTACGAG TTGATTGACGAAATCGCTCTGCTGAAAGAGATCCACTCGTTCACGCCTAAGTCCCTGCAAAAGTGCATCCAGATGAAGTTATCGACGCCTCCCAAGCATTATTCATGCGTGCTGGAGTAG
- a CDS encoding uncharacterized protein (EggNog:ENOG41), translating into MMREDILSLFDSLSSQADTVKQKMKLYNHDPDLQIKFPKLYMTLCKCIIHSTKWLDEKSSVQSFKTFFQQSRYGNGEDDARKNMMKKNSKVRRGDKSMFHAQGTKPGVVEGAICIPTAMAHQTFNVWPSWVRVDPLRPLFSQLSVDTLYGIGQNSYFSKSSYVLHN; encoded by the exons atgatgagagaagACATCTTATCACTCTTTGACAGCCTCTCCAGCCAGGCAGACACTGTCAAACAAAAGATGAAGCTTTACAATCATGACCCTGATCTACAGATTAAATTTCCAAAGCTTTATATGACTTTATGCAAATGTATAATTCACAGCACTAAGTGGCTAGATGAGAAAAGCTCGG TGCAATCATTTAAAACGTTCTTTCAGCAGAGTCGATATGGAAATGGTGAAGACGATGCCCGGAAAAATATGATGaaaaaaaactcaaaagTTCGAAGGGGCGATAAAAGTATGTTTCATGCGCAAG GCACAAAACCCGGTGTTGTTGAAGGTGCCATCTGTATTCCAACAGCAATGGCCCACCAAACGTTTAACGTGTGGCCTTCATGGGTTCGAGTCGACCCACTCCGTCCCTTGTTCTCCCAACTGTCGGTGGACACTTTGTATGGCATTGGTCAGAACAGCTATTTCTCTAAGAGCTCCTATGTCCTACATAACTAG
- a CDS encoding uncharacterized protein (EggNog:ENOG41), with product MMREDILSLFDSLSSQADTVKQKMKLYNHDPDLQIKFPKLYMTLCKCIIHSTKWLDEKSSVQSFKTFFQQSRYGNGEDDARKNMMKKNSKVRRGDKIDEIASNDIQSHFFLSQKEEWNS from the exons atgatgagagaagACATCTTATCACTCTTTGACAGCCTCTCCAGCCAGGCAGACACTGTCAAACAAAAGATGAAGCTTTACAATCATGACCCTGATCTACAGATTAAATTTCCAAAGCTTTATATGACTTTATGCAAATGTATAATTCACAGCACTAAGTGGCTAGATGAGAAAAGCTCGG TGCAATCATTTAAAACGTTCTTTCAGCAGAGTCGATATGGAAATGGTGAAGACGATGCCCGGAAAAATATGATGaaaaaaaactcaaaagTTCGAAGGGGCGATAAAA TTGATGAAATTGCTTCAAATGATATTCAGtctcatttctttctttctcagaAAGAGGAGTGGAACAGCTGA